Proteins encoded in a region of the Vicia villosa cultivar HV-30 ecotype Madison, WI linkage group LG5, Vvil1.0, whole genome shotgun sequence genome:
- the LOC131602960 gene encoding heterodimeric geranylgeranyl pyrophosphate synthase small subunit, chloroplastic, translated as MAPFTISTLPSLNIGHFRKPCNRILPIRCSTAASPSSVSIRSKAVHFDLKTYWTSLMVQINQKLDEAIPVQFPQKIYEAMRYSSLAKGAKRAPPVMCISACELFGGSRLAAFPTACALEMVHAASLIHDDLPCMDDSSSRRGQPSNHTIYGVDMAILAGDALFPLGFQHIVSHTPTDLVPEPRLLRVIAEMARSVGSTGMAAGQFLDLEGGPNAVGFIQDKKFGEMGECSAVCGGLLAGAKDDEIERLRRYGRAVGVLYAVVDDILEERLKPEGDKDRKNKGKSYVGVYGVEKATEMAEELRAKAMEELDGFEKYGDQVLPLYSFVNYAIDRSFNVDDASG; from the exons ATGGCTCCTTTTACAATTTCGACATTGCCTTCTTTAAATATTGGCCATTTTCGAAAGCCTTGTAATAGGATTCTTCCAATTCGCTGCTCCACGGCTGCTTCTCCTTCCTCGGTTTCTATCCGATCAAAAGCTGTTCACTTTGATTTGAAGACATACTGGACTTCCCTAATGGTGCAGATCAATCAGAAGCTTGATGAAGCAATTCCAGTTCAATTTCCTCAAAAGATATATGAAGCTATGAGGTATTCTTCCCTTGCTAAAGGCGCCAAGCGAGCCCCACCTGTTATGTGCATCTCTGCTTGTGAACTCTTTGGAGGCAGCCGCCTTGCTGCCTTCCCCACTGCCTGTGCCCTTGAAATG GTTCATGCTGCTTCATTGATACATGACGATCTTCCCTGTATGGATGACTCCTCATCACGCCGTGGCCAGCCCTCAAACCATACTATCTATGGTGTTGACATGGCAATTCTGGCGGGTGATGCATTATTTCCCCTTGGATTTCAACACATTGTTTCACATACTCCCACTGACCTTGTACCTGAGCCCCGTCTACTTCGTGTGATTGCTGAAATGGCCCGCTCTGTGGGCTCTACTGGTATGGCTGCAGGGCAGTTCTTGGACCTTGAAGGGGGTCCAAATGCAGTTGGATTTATACAAGATAAAAAGTTTGGTGAAATGGGGGAGTGTTCTGCAGTGTGTGGAGGTTTGTTGGCCGGTGCCAAAGATGATGAGATAGAGAGACTGAGGAGGTATGGTAGAGCTGTTGGAGTATTGTATGCAGTTGTGGATGATATTTTGGAAGAGAGATTGAAACCTGAGGGAGATAAAGATAGAAAAAACAAAGGGAAGAGTTATGTAGGCGTTTATGGGGTTGAAAAAGCAACAGAGATGGCTGAAGAACTGAGAGCAAAGGCTATGGAGGAATTGGATGGATTTGAGAAGTATGGAGATCAAGTGTTGCCTCTATACAGTTTCGTGAATTATGCTATTGATAGAAGCTTCAATGTTGATGACGCTAGTGGATGA